In Dermacentor andersoni chromosome 4, qqDerAnde1_hic_scaffold, whole genome shotgun sequence, the following proteins share a genomic window:
- the LOC126538482 gene encoding adenylate cyclase CyaB, translating to MPSNVELKARLADRSCLLERVRPLARSHSALRQQDTYFGAARGRLKLRWQELLAENGDVQKETATLYFYDRPDTEGPKRSDYDFLQFSTIDEALLLKRLLSRSMGVRGVVSKKRDLFLVGQTRVHVDTVEALGDFVELEVVLEEKQTTDEGQAIAKGLCKELGIDTSGLISGSYIDMLPQQTLWE from the exons ATGCCGTCCAACGTGGAGTTGAAAGCCCGGCTGGCTGACCGTTCCTGCCTGCTGGAACGCGTTCGCCCTCTGGCACGCTCGCACTCGGCGCTGCGCCAGCAGGACACCTACTTCGGCGCGGCCCGAGGAAGGCTGAAGCTGCGGTGGCAGGAGCTGCTCGCCGAAAACGGAGACGTCCAG AAGGAGACCGCCACGCTGTACTTCTACGACCGGCCTGACACGGAGGGACCAAAGCGCAGCGACTACGACTTTCTCCAGTTCTCCACCATTGACGAGGCACTCCTGCTGAAG AGACTGCTGTCGCGAAGCATGGGCGTGCGCGGCGTGGTGAGCAAGAAGCGGGACCTCTTCCTCGTGGGCCAGACGAGAGTGCACGTGGACACGGTCGAGGCTCTCGGAGACTTCGTCGAGCTCGAG GTTGTGCTGGAAGAGAAGCAGACGACAGATGAAGGTCAGGCCATTGCCAAGGGGCTTTGCAAGGAACTGGGCATAGACACCAGTGGCCTCATCTCTGGCTCGTACATCGACATGCTGCCTCAACAGACCCTCTGGGAATAA